The sequence below is a genomic window from Thioclava nitratireducens.
GGTTGAACACCTCGATGCCCGAGCTCTTGAGGTCGAGCGCCTTGATCAGGTTGTCGCTCACGACGCGGCAACCCCAGCCGTCCGGGCAGTTGTTGAACGTGCCGCCGACCCAGTCGGGGTGCGCCATCACGCCCTCGATGGTCTTCAGCTCGGGGTGCTCCTTGGCGAGGTAGGTGGGGATCCACCAGCCTTCGACGCCGCCCGGCTGGAGCGTCTTGGCGACGCGCTTGATCTTGCCTTCGCTCTCGAGCTTCTTGTAGGCGTCGCCGGCCGAGTTCAGCCACAGGTTGGTGACGACGTCGGGGCGGCCGTTTTCGGCGATCGAGGTGATGGCCGGGATGGTGTCGGATTTGACCAGGCTGGTGTTACAGCCGTAGCCTTGGTCCAGCATGAATTTCGCGATGTTGGTGGTGACCTCGGCAGCGGCCCAGTTCATCTGGGCGATCGAGATGTCGCCGCACTGCTCGGCAGCGCGGGCAGTCCCGGTCTGAGCTGCAAAACCGGTCACAATAGCAGTCGCACCGGCGACCGCGAGAAGTGTCGTCTTCCGCATGTGTTTTCCTCTCATCCGTTGGATTGTTTGCGATCGTTGTCGGACCGCATTCGCTTTGCGCGTGATGAGACCGCCTGACCTCCCCGCACGGGCGTGTTTCCCACCCGGAGGAGCGTCTCGGCCCATCGTCGACCATCAGGTTGCGCAATGCACGCGAATGCGCCCGCTCGACGATTGCCGCAAAACCTAGCCTCCACGGCCCCGATCAGCAATCGTCCGCCGGTAACATTAATTTGAGAAAAGCGTCA
It includes:
- a CDS encoding ABC transporter substrate-binding protein, with amino-acid sequence MRKTTLLAVAGATAIVTGFAAQTGTARAAEQCGDISIAQMNWAAAEVTTNIAKFMLDQGYGCNTSLVKSDTIPAITSIAENGRPDVVTNLWLNSAGDAYKKLESEGKIKRVAKTLQPGGVEGWWIPTYLAKEHPELKTIEGVMAHPDWVGGTFNNCPDGWGCRVVSDNLIKALDLKSSGIEVFNHGSGQTLASSIGSAFADKKPWFGYYWGPTVVMGNYDMTRVKLGDYDKAKFDKLQNKDTKDPQVSDFPAAPVLTSVTSDFAKTHPAETEFFSKMSFKTDTMSKLLAWQDENKASGEETAVYFIKNYQNTWKNWLNADAQKKLSKLIGG